In the genome of Raphanus sativus cultivar WK10039 chromosome 4, ASM80110v3, whole genome shotgun sequence, one region contains:
- the LOC130511761 gene encoding ABC transporter G family member 27-like: MANLQVSGIIEKTNVQKHWWGNKMEVGTSSSGLVKAKSETLSEALKSSSLDFSSNGGGSSHGRKHHVRASSSPSKSGSSNKQSNRRNTHIKKAKSAHPALDLSRLTGGAALSRASSASLGLSFSFTGFAVPHEEDIIPSDHAAMMITVRKALISTVPNCRS, translated from the exons ATGGCGAACTTGCAAGTTTCTGGAATTATTGAAAAG ACAAACGTGCAGAAACACTGGTGGGGAAACAAGATGGAAGTGGGAACCTCATCATCAGGCTTGGTCAAGGCCAAATCTGAGACACTATCAGAAGCTCTCAAGTCTAGTTCACTTGATTTCAGTAGTAATGGTGGCGGCAGTAGCCACGGGAGAAAGCACCATGTGAGAGCATCGTCATCACCGAGCAAAAGTGGCAGCAGTAACAAACAGAGCAACAGAAGGAACACACACATTAAGAAGGCCAAAAGTGCACACCCTGCTCTTGACCTTAGTCGTCTCACTGGTGGTGCGGCTCTTAGCCGAGCCTCTAGTGCTTCCCTTGGACTTTCCTTCTCTTTTACAGGCTTCGCTGTGCCGCATGAAGAAGATATCATTCCTTCAGATCATGCAGCAATGATGATAACTGTAAGAAAAGCACTAATAAGCACGGTACCTAATTGCAGGTCTTGA